The following are encoded together in the Leuconostoc mesenteroides subsp. mesenteroides ATCC 8293 genome:
- a CDS encoding ABC transporter permease: MIAQKNNLSVAMFSVLFGLIVGALIMLVFGYNPISGYVALLGSAFGSMQDIGGVLTQMTPLILTALGFAVASSAGFFNIGLSGQALAGWVGAVWYALSFPDMSAIIMIPSALIIGAGLGAIAGFIPGWLRAQFGASEVIVTIMMNYIFLFLGNDILQNTMSKNIKESAETTKQVGANASLQMKWLTDLTQGSSISAGIFIALAMIVVVWFVMKKTTLGFEIRAVGLNPDAARYAGMSAKRNATIAMAISGGLAGLAGTIEGLGNYLNFFTQNGSPSIGFDGMAVALLGGGSYLGILGAAAIFSILKIGGLGMPMSSGVPFELVDIVTASIIFFVGVRYLILLIQKRIKDMDEKAALEAANKKAAKANQQKGGE, from the coding sequence ATGATTGCACAAAAGAATAACCTTTCTGTGGCAATGTTTTCTGTTTTATTCGGTTTAATTGTCGGCGCATTGATTATGTTAGTATTCGGCTATAACCCAATTTCTGGTTATGTTGCGCTACTTGGTTCGGCATTTGGTTCAATGCAGGATATTGGTGGTGTATTGACGCAAATGACACCTTTAATTTTGACAGCATTAGGGTTTGCAGTGGCTTCGTCTGCAGGATTCTTCAATATTGGTTTATCAGGTCAAGCTTTAGCCGGATGGGTTGGGGCAGTTTGGTATGCTTTGAGTTTTCCTGATATGTCAGCTATCATCATGATACCAAGCGCATTAATCATTGGAGCTGGTCTGGGTGCCATTGCTGGGTTCATTCCTGGTTGGCTACGCGCACAGTTTGGTGCTAGTGAAGTTATTGTGACGATTATGATGAATTATATTTTCTTATTTTTAGGAAATGATATCTTGCAAAATACGATGTCTAAGAATATTAAGGAGTCTGCAGAAACAACCAAACAAGTTGGTGCCAATGCATCGCTCCAGATGAAATGGTTGACTGATTTGACGCAAGGTTCAAGCATTTCAGCGGGAATATTTATTGCTTTAGCAATGATTGTTGTTGTTTGGTTTGTTATGAAGAAAACAACGCTTGGTTTTGAAATTCGTGCGGTTGGTTTAAACCCTGATGCGGCTAGATATGCTGGTATGTCAGCAAAGCGTAATGCTACAATAGCTATGGCAATATCCGGAGGTTTGGCAGGTTTAGCGGGAACCATTGAGGGACTTGGTAATTATCTGAACTTCTTTACGCAAAATGGGTCACCATCAATTGGCTTTGATGGTATGGCTGTTGCTTTACTTGGCGGTGGGTCTTATCTTGGTATACTTGGTGCTGCTGCAATTTTCTCTATATTAAAAATCGGTGGATTAGGAATGCCAATGTCTTCTGGTGTGCCATTTGAGTTGGTGGATATCGTTACAGCCTCAATTATTTTCTTTGTTGGTGTGCGCTATTTGATTCTATTAATTCAAAAGCGAATTAAAGATATGGACGAAAAAGCGGCGTTAGAGGCAGCCAATAAAAAAGCGGCAAAAGCAAATCAGCAGAAAGGCGGTGAATAA
- a CDS encoding ABC transporter permease, with protein MSLMAMLSLVISSTLVYSAPLIFTSIGGTFSERSGVVNVGLEGIMGMGAFAAVVFNLTFAGQLGAATPWLGLLAGAIVGVVFSLIHAVATVTLRADHIISGTVINLMAPALGVFLIKVLYGKGQTESIGQDFGYATVPGLSKMPVLGQLFFEKTSGPAWLAILVAGISWYIIFKTKFGLRLRSVGENPQAADTLGLNVARLRYSGVMISGLLGGIGGAVVAQSISLNYSASTIVGQGFMAMAAMIFGRWNPLGALGASLFFGLSQSLAVIGAQLPGLKNVPSIWLQIAPYVLTIIVLVFFFGKTRPPKADGVNYIKAA; from the coding sequence ATGTCACTCATGGCAATGTTATCACTTGTTATATCTAGCACACTAGTTTATTCAGCACCTCTGATATTCACTTCAATTGGTGGCACTTTTTCCGAACGTTCAGGTGTCGTTAACGTCGGCCTGGAAGGAATTATGGGAATGGGCGCTTTTGCAGCAGTCGTCTTTAACCTAACATTTGCTGGACAACTTGGCGCTGCCACACCTTGGTTAGGCTTGCTAGCTGGTGCCATTGTTGGGGTTGTTTTTTCGCTAATTCACGCTGTTGCTACAGTGACACTACGTGCGGATCATATTATTTCTGGAACAGTCATTAACTTGATGGCCCCAGCTTTGGGTGTATTCTTAATTAAAGTTTTATATGGTAAGGGGCAAACGGAGTCCATCGGGCAAGACTTTGGTTATGCCACGGTTCCTGGATTATCAAAAATGCCAGTATTAGGGCAATTATTCTTTGAAAAAACATCTGGGCCAGCTTGGTTAGCAATTCTTGTTGCTGGGATATCATGGTATATTATCTTTAAAACAAAGTTTGGTTTACGTCTGCGCTCGGTTGGTGAGAATCCACAAGCTGCCGATACACTTGGCTTAAATGTTGCACGTTTGCGTTATTCTGGTGTGATGATTTCTGGATTGCTTGGTGGCATTGGTGGTGCAGTTGTAGCACAGTCAATTTCATTAAACTATTCAGCTAGCACAATTGTTGGACAAGGCTTTATGGCGATGGCCGCAATGATTTTTGGTCGTTGGAATCCATTAGGTGCTTTGGGTGCTTCGTTGTTCTTTGGTTTGTCACAATCACTTGCTGTGATTGGGGCACAGTTACCAGGATTGAAAAATGTTCCTTCAATTTGGTTACAAATAGCACCATACGTACTCACAATCATTGTGCTTGTGTTCTTCTTTGGTAAAACACGTCCGCCTAAGGCTGATGGTGTGAACTATATTAAAGCAGCTTAA
- a CDS encoding lactate/malate family dehydrogenase has product MRKIGVVGIGHVGVTVAHIIIAQGLADEIVLVDKNPEKLASEELDFRDAASLLDHHVEVHAGTVTDLTDAEVVISALGHIELIKPGGDRFTELKANTPEVQQVGSDLKQAGFNGVLIVISNPVDVITGIYQKATGLPANQVFGTGTYLDTARLKRALGDTLAIDPRGISGYMLGEHGDSQFAAWSTVNALGKNADELVKLYDINLDKVAEAARVGGFTVFAGKKYTNFAIAHAAVSLAKLVLSNARREAIVSHYDERFEGYISTPAIIGRDGVTAEFDLQLTDEEKILLQKSANAIAEKTAAYL; this is encoded by the coding sequence ATGAGAAAAATAGGTGTTGTTGGCATTGGACATGTTGGTGTAACGGTAGCCCACATCATTATTGCACAAGGATTAGCAGATGAAATTGTTTTAGTAGATAAAAATCCAGAAAAACTTGCATCTGAAGAGCTTGATTTTCGTGATGCTGCCAGTCTATTAGATCATCATGTCGAAGTACACGCTGGAACAGTAACAGATTTAACAGACGCTGAAGTTGTTATTTCTGCTCTGGGACACATCGAATTGATTAAGCCTGGTGGCGATCGTTTTACAGAACTAAAAGCTAATACCCCAGAGGTACAACAGGTTGGATCTGACTTAAAGCAAGCAGGCTTTAATGGTGTGCTCATTGTTATCTCAAATCCTGTTGACGTTATTACTGGTATCTATCAAAAAGCAACTGGCCTCCCAGCGAATCAAGTTTTTGGCACTGGAACTTACCTAGATACTGCACGCTTAAAACGTGCATTAGGTGATACATTAGCAATTGATCCTCGCGGAATTAGTGGTTATATGCTTGGAGAACACGGCGATTCACAATTTGCCGCTTGGTCTACCGTTAATGCATTAGGAAAAAATGCAGATGAATTAGTTAAGTTGTACGATATTAATCTAGATAAGGTTGCAGAGGCTGCACGTGTCGGGGGCTTTACCGTTTTTGCCGGTAAAAAATATACGAATTTTGCCATTGCTCATGCTGCTGTTTCTCTTGCAAAATTAGTTCTATCCAATGCACGCAGAGAAGCCATCGTTTCTCACTATGATGAACGTTTTGAAGGATATATTTCTACGCCAGCCATTATTGGCCGTGATGGTGTAACTGCTGAATTTGATCTACAACTTACCGATGAAGAAAAGATACTACTACAAAAATCAGCTAATGCAATTGCTGAGAAAACAGCAGCTTACTTATAA